GCAGATGTGATAAGTTAGCATGATTTTTACAAAGGAAGATTATATCAGGGGGTAGTTCTTACATGGGAGACGACAAGAAAACATTCAAGAAAAAAGATATGCCGATCAGGCGATTGCATGATACGGATGAGGATGTGGAGCAGGGACACGAGGGACTTGAGGAATTTGCCGAGCTTTACCAGGACAGCCTTCGCCAGCCGCAGGCGGGTGAAATTGTCAAAGGTGTAGTTGTCCGTATCGAGGCAGATTGTGTTCTGGTCGACGTGGGATACAAATCTGAAGGGTGCATCCGCATCAACGAATTCATCGATGAAAGCGGTGAACTCACCGTCAAGGTTGGTGAGGAAGTAAATGTTTTCTTTGAGCGTGGCGAAAATATCCGCGGGCATATGGTTCTCTCCAAAAAGAAGGCAGACTCCCAGGTTGCGTGGGAAGCCATCGCCGCAGCAGGTGGTGAAGGCGGCATCATCGAAGGCAAGATAACCGGCAAGGTTAAAGGCGGACTCATCGTAGACGTGGGCATAGAGGCATTCCTGCCCGCTTCCCAAGTGGATATCAGACCTGGCGGCAACCTCGATCGGTTCATTGGTGAGACCTGCAATTTCAGAATACTGAAGATGAACCGCAAGCGCGGCAATATCGTTCTTTCCCGCAGGGCACTGCTGGAAGAGGAACGGGAAAAGGCACGCAGCACCACCCTGGCCACGCTAGCCGAGGGAGATGTGCTTGAGGGCGTTGTCAAGAACATCGCCGATTACGGGGCATTCGTGGATCTTGGAGGCGTTGACGGGCTGCTGCACGTTACCGACATGTCATGGGGAAGGTTGAACCATCCTTCAGAAGCGGTAAAGGTAGGCGATGCCCTCAAGGTGAAAGTTCTGAAATACGACCGGGAAAAAGGGAAGATTTCCCTCGGCCTCAAGCAGACCATGCCAGATCCATGGCTCAACGTGGAATCGAAATACCAGATTGGCGACCGGGTACAGGGCAAGGTTGTCAGCCTCACCGAATACGGCGCCTTCATTGCCCTTGGCGAAGGTGTCGAAGGTCTTGTTCATATCTCCGAAATGTCCTGGACCAAGAGGGTACGTCATCCCTCCGAGCTGCTGACCGTTGGTCAGGAAGTGGAAGCGGTCGTCCTGGGCGTGGATGTTTCAAGCCGTCGCATCTCCCTGGGTCTTAAGCAGACCGAGGTCAATCCCTGGACGGTGATCGGTGACAGGTATCCGGTGGGCACCAAGATCGAGGGGCAGATCAAGAACATTACCGACTTCGGCGTCTTCATCGGCATCGAGGACGGCATCGACGGACTTGTCCACGTTTCCGACATCTCCTGGACCAAGCGGATCAAGCATCCGGGTGAAATCTTCGGCAAAGGGCAGACGATCCAGGCCGTTGTCCTCAACATCGATTCTGAAAACGAAAGGCTTTCCCTCGGCATCAAGCAGCTGACTCCCGATCCCTGGAGCGAAATTCCGAGCAAATACCGTTCGGGCACCCGCGTCAAGGGCAAGGTAACATCCATTACCGATTTCGGTATCTTCCTGGAGATCGAAGAGGGTATCGAAGGGCTGGTCCATATTTCCGAGCTTTCCCAGGAGAAACTGGCATCGACCAAAGATTTCGCCGCTGTCGGTGACGAACTCGA
This region of Geotalea daltonii FRC-32 genomic DNA includes:
- a CDS encoding 30S ribosomal protein S1 → MGDDKKTFKKKDMPIRRLHDTDEDVEQGHEGLEEFAELYQDSLRQPQAGEIVKGVVVRIEADCVLVDVGYKSEGCIRINEFIDESGELTVKVGEEVNVFFERGENIRGHMVLSKKKADSQVAWEAIAAAGGEGGIIEGKITGKVKGGLIVDVGIEAFLPASQVDIRPGGNLDRFIGETCNFRILKMNRKRGNIVLSRRALLEEEREKARSTTLATLAEGDVLEGVVKNIADYGAFVDLGGVDGLLHVTDMSWGRLNHPSEAVKVGDALKVKVLKYDREKGKISLGLKQTMPDPWLNVESKYQIGDRVQGKVVSLTEYGAFIALGEGVEGLVHISEMSWTKRVRHPSELLTVGQEVEAVVLGVDVSSRRISLGLKQTEVNPWTVIGDRYPVGTKIEGQIKNITDFGVFIGIEDGIDGLVHVSDISWTKRIKHPGEIFGKGQTIQAVVLNIDSENERLSLGIKQLTPDPWSEIPSKYRSGTRVKGKVTSITDFGIFLEIEEGIEGLVHISELSQEKLASTKDFAAVGDELEAVVLGVDDVEKKIALSIKALQTTIDKDELASYMGSQGEATSNLGKLLKEGLKKNGDE